The following proteins are co-located in the Dehalococcoides mccartyi 195 genome:
- a CDS encoding glycerol-3-phosphate acyltransferase codes for MNSLIMVIIALIAAYFIGSTPAPYLAGRIFKGIDIRTVGSKNMGSMNVFYNVGFWPGILVLAVDIGKGALAMAVANWLGEGLGIQMLCALMAIAGHNYPVWLKFKGGKGGATAIGILAYLMPEGIPIYIACFLVLMAITRFPTLSYGISFLSFILVAWLGQHDLGKVLFSLLVVMIPIIMYIPRMKEIKNKAGSGNAKRAIFRKNLKERL; via the coding sequence ATGAACAGCTTGATAATGGTTATAATCGCCCTCATTGCCGCATATTTTATCGGCTCTACTCCTGCCCCTTATCTGGCAGGGCGGATTTTTAAAGGTATAGATATTCGCACCGTAGGCTCAAAAAACATGGGATCTATGAATGTTTTTTACAACGTGGGTTTCTGGCCGGGCATTCTGGTGCTGGCGGTAGATATAGGCAAAGGTGCTCTGGCTATGGCGGTTGCCAACTGGCTGGGTGAGGGGCTGGGTATCCAGATGCTGTGCGCCCTGATGGCTATAGCCGGTCATAATTACCCGGTCTGGCTGAAATTCAAGGGCGGCAAGGGCGGCGCCACCGCCATTGGCATTCTGGCCTACCTTATGCCGGAGGGCATACCCATATATATAGCCTGTTTTCTGGTGCTGATGGCTATTACCCGTTTCCCCACCCTTAGCTACGGCATATCTTTTTTAAGCTTCATACTGGTGGCCTGGCTGGGGCAGCATGATTTGGGTAAAGTGCTTTTTTCCCTGCTGGTAGTTATGATACCCATAATTATGTACATACCCCGAATGAAAGAGATAAAAAACAAGGCCGGCTCCGGCAATGCCAAGAGGGCTATTTTCCGTAAAAACCTTAAAGAACGGCTTTAG
- the recJ gene encoding single-stranded-DNA-specific exonuclease RecJ, translating into MKILANCLWKLKPAPPEETSQNFPYPPLITSLLYNRGIKTPEEADMFLSPDRRLDHDPFLFPDMEKAVSRIYKALLTGEKMVVYGDFDADGLTATAVLTTGIARLGGNVAPYIPHRITEGYGLKISALEKHKAEGASLIISTDCGITAIPEIKRANKIGLDVIVTDHHTPLDELPPAHAIINPKVPGSAYPFKELAGVGVAYKVIQALYRNLGRESEARDLLDLVAIGTVADIVPILDENRYLVKEGVKRLNAEPRPGIVEMAQLSRLRLGEIEPESISWIMAPRLNAAGRLEHAMAGYKLLTSTAISDSQELALWLENKNTERQQLTVRFVEKARARLDSQSPPSLLVYSDAECPQGISGLVAGRLSDEYYRPSIVIKTNADFATGSCRSIPDFNIIQALSRFAPLFSHFGGHAQAAGFTLPTEHLDTFIKGISAYAEESLSGVELKPFIDIDIDTDLSQLCPATLRELERLAPFGEANPKPVFLSRGLNITDYRSMGSNNEHLKLRIKHKGRFWDGIAFRQFKELNGFLQSPVDIVYNLELDKWCGTDTLRLKIIDMAPAGTKI; encoded by the coding sequence ATGAAAATATTGGCTAACTGCCTCTGGAAGCTAAAACCGGCGCCTCCGGAAGAGACCAGCCAGAATTTCCCTTATCCGCCCCTGATTACCAGTCTGCTTTACAACCGGGGTATCAAAACCCCTGAAGAAGCTGATATGTTTCTGTCACCCGACAGACGTTTAGACCATGACCCGTTTTTATTTCCTGATATGGAAAAGGCGGTCAGCCGTATTTACAAAGCCCTGCTGACAGGTGAAAAAATGGTGGTATACGGTGATTTTGACGCTGACGGGCTGACGGCAACAGCCGTCCTGACTACGGGTATTGCCCGTCTAGGCGGAAATGTAGCCCCCTATATACCCCACCGCATCACCGAAGGTTACGGGCTGAAGATATCCGCCCTTGAAAAACACAAAGCCGAGGGTGCTTCACTTATCATCAGCACAGACTGCGGCATTACCGCCATACCCGAAATCAAACGGGCAAATAAAATAGGGCTGGACGTGATAGTTACCGACCATCACACTCCGCTTGATGAACTGCCGCCTGCACATGCCATTATAAACCCCAAAGTACCCGGCTCAGCCTACCCGTTTAAAGAACTGGCCGGGGTGGGCGTGGCTTATAAAGTTATACAGGCTTTGTACCGCAATCTGGGGCGGGAAAGTGAAGCCAGAGACCTGCTGGACCTGGTAGCCATCGGCACGGTTGCGGATATTGTACCCATTCTGGACGAAAACCGTTATCTGGTAAAGGAAGGCGTAAAACGCCTGAATGCAGAGCCGCGTCCCGGTATAGTAGAAATGGCCCAGCTGAGCCGCCTGCGTCTGGGGGAAATAGAGCCGGAAAGCATTTCCTGGATAATGGCGCCCCGCCTCAATGCCGCCGGGCGTCTGGAGCACGCTATGGCCGGGTACAAACTCTTAACCTCCACGGCTATAAGTGATTCCCAGGAACTGGCTCTCTGGCTGGAAAACAAGAACACCGAACGCCAGCAATTAACTGTCCGTTTTGTGGAAAAAGCCAGAGCCAGGCTGGACAGCCAATCACCTCCCTCCCTGCTGGTATACAGTGATGCCGAATGCCCCCAGGGTATCAGCGGGCTGGTGGCCGGCAGACTCTCAGACGAATACTACCGCCCGTCTATTGTCATCAAGACCAATGCGGACTTTGCCACCGGCAGCTGCCGGAGTATACCGGATTTCAATATTATTCAGGCACTCAGCCGCTTTGCCCCTTTGTTCAGCCATTTCGGCGGGCATGCCCAGGCAGCCGGCTTCACCTTGCCCACAGAACATCTGGATACGTTTATAAAGGGTATATCCGCCTATGCCGAAGAAAGCCTAAGCGGGGTAGAGCTGAAACCCTTTATAGATATTGATATAGATACAGACCTAAGCCAGCTCTGTCCGGCTACCCTGCGCGAACTTGAACGGCTGGCCCCCTTCGGGGAAGCAAACCCCAAACCCGTATTCCTCAGCCGGGGGCTGAATATTACAGATTACCGCTCCATGGGCAGCAACAACGAGCACCTGAAACTGCGGATAAAACATAAAGGTCGCTTCTGGGACGGAATAGCCTTCCGCCAGTTTAAGGAACTGAACGGTTTTCTCCAATCTCCGGTGGATATAGTGTATAATCTGGAACTGGATAAATGGTGCGGGACAGACACGCTCCGCTTAAAGATAATTGACATGGCCCCCGCAGGCACCAAGATTTAG